A genome region from Planctomycetia bacterium includes the following:
- a CDS encoding sigma-70 family RNA polymerase sigma factor, translating into MDDLEVEHTSLSMTSPSLLLRAMHHDPAAWSRLSKIYGPLVYHWSRRCRLSTEDSADIVQETFGILARKIDTFRRDKQGDSFRGWLWTIARNRVRDHIRRSADRALATGGTTAHLLLQELAADAPEPVDDAQERTVTEQGVVARTLGLIQAEFETTTWQAFWSATVEKQTAAEIGAALGISKHAVHQAKYRVLRRLREEMDGLG; encoded by the coding sequence TTGGACGACCTTGAAGTAGAGCACACTTCCCTAAGCATGACCTCGCCGAGCCTGCTGCTGCGCGCGATGCACCACGATCCGGCGGCTTGGTCGCGCTTGTCGAAGATCTACGGGCCGCTCGTTTATCATTGGTCGCGGCGCTGCCGACTTTCGACGGAAGACTCGGCCGATATCGTGCAAGAAACGTTCGGCATCCTGGCTCGGAAGATCGACACGTTTCGCCGCGACAAACAGGGAGACTCGTTCCGGGGCTGGCTCTGGACGATCGCCCGCAATCGCGTGCGCGACCACATCCGTCGCTCGGCGGATCGTGCGCTGGCTACCGGCGGCACGACCGCTCACTTGCTGCTGCAGGAATTGGCCGCCGACGCACCGGAGCCCGTCGACGATGCCCAGGAACGAACCGTTACCGAGCAAGGTGTGGTAGCACGGACGTTAGGCTTGATCCAAGCCGAGTTTGAAACGACGACCTGGCAAGCGTTCTGGAGTGCCACGGTCGAAAAGCAAACGGCCGCCGAAATCGGTGCCGCACTCGGCATCAGCAAACATGCCGTTCAC
- a CDS encoding HdeD family acid-resistance protein has protein sequence MSSPQPSPLADLHLVGLQEVGKKWSWILGLGVLLVVLGMVAIGASMAATLATMIFFGTLMLIGGALQTLHAIALRGWSGFYLDLIAGVLSMVVGFMIVAHPGATAIGLTLLIAVFLILGGIFRIAIGLSVRYQNRLWLILHGVINLMLGFVIWKDWPLSGLWVIGLFIGLDMLFNGWSLIVMALAVKKLTASK, from the coding sequence ATGTCGTCTCCTCAACCATCTCCGCTCGCGGATCTTCATCTCGTCGGCCTCCAGGAAGTCGGGAAGAAGTGGAGTTGGATTCTCGGCCTGGGCGTCCTCCTGGTCGTGCTCGGCATGGTCGCCATCGGGGCCTCGATGGCCGCGACGCTCGCCACGATGATCTTCTTCGGCACGCTGATGCTCATCGGCGGCGCGCTGCAAACGCTCCACGCGATCGCGCTGCGCGGCTGGAGCGGCTTCTATCTCGACCTGATCGCCGGCGTGCTTTCGATGGTCGTTGGATTTATGATCGTCGCCCATCCCGGCGCTACGGCGATCGGGCTGACGCTGTTGATCGCCGTGTTTTTGATCTTAGGCGGAATCTTTCGCATCGCGATCGGCCTGAGCGTGCGCTATCAAAACCGGCTCTGGCTCATTCTGCACGGCGTCATCAACCTGATGCTCGGCTTCGTCATCTGGAAAGATTGGCCGCTGTCGGGCCTGTGGGTCATCGGGCTGTTCATCGGGCTCGACATGCTCTTCAACGGCTGGTCGCTCATCGTCATGGCGCTAGCCGTGAAGAAGCTCACCGCGTCGAAATAA
- a CDS encoding DUF1570 domain-containing protein, with amino-acid sequence MPRSSLARAHASFAPLASLGVVLLLALGMGERCDAQTKTGPTASGTAGVRKPAAPATSDGQRLHSRSQHFILHTDLAPAEAQELIDRLEYMLGIISIYWDKQPQGLIECYVVKDLKNWPDGSLPDERGRQSIASGGGVTLSLVLGNSGKSTVYAGADHGTPQHEAVHAYCATNFGTTGPTWYSEGMAEMGQYWRKGDNSVKVHDVVVDYIRKSEPKTLNSIVNGNETTGDSWQNYAWRWALCHLLATNPNYAADFRPLGLGILQQKPVSFEQTYGSMANEISFEYLFFLQHLCNGYRMDLCYWDWKRKFSGLANGPGRNVTVQAGRGWQPSGILVRKEAEYTAKATGTWKLEKAATKGVTADGNESGEGKLVGIIFNDFSLSEEFDIGADGTFTPPSDGQLHLRCKSEWSSIGDNTGAVAVKIAIK; translated from the coding sequence ATGCCCCGCTCTTCGCTCGCTCGTGCGCACGCGTCTTTTGCGCCTCTGGCCTCGCTAGGCGTTGTCTTGCTCCTCGCGCTCGGCATGGGCGAACGATGCGACGCGCAAACCAAGACCGGCCCGACGGCTTCGGGCACCGCTGGCGTTCGTAAGCCCGCCGCGCCGGCAACGAGCGACGGACAGCGGCTTCATTCGCGCTCGCAGCACTTCATTCTGCATACCGATCTCGCCCCTGCCGAGGCGCAGGAATTGATCGATCGTTTGGAGTATATGCTGGGGATCATTTCCATTTATTGGGATAAGCAACCGCAGGGGCTCATCGAATGTTATGTCGTGAAAGACTTGAAGAACTGGCCCGATGGTTCGTTGCCCGATGAGCGGGGCCGACAATCGATCGCCTCGGGGGGCGGCGTCACGCTGTCGCTCGTGCTCGGCAACTCCGGCAAGTCGACCGTTTACGCCGGCGCCGATCACGGCACGCCGCAGCACGAAGCGGTCCACGCTTATTGCGCCACCAACTTCGGCACGACCGGCCCGACGTGGTATAGCGAAGGGATGGCCGAGATGGGTCAGTATTGGCGCAAAGGAGACAACAGCGTCAAGGTCCACGACGTCGTGGTCGACTACATTCGCAAGAGCGAACCGAAGACCCTGAATTCGATCGTCAACGGCAACGAGACGACCGGCGACTCATGGCAGAACTATGCCTGGCGCTGGGCGCTGTGTCATCTCCTGGCGACGAATCCGAACTACGCGGCCGACTTCCGTCCGCTCGGCTTGGGAATCTTGCAGCAGAAGCCGGTCTCGTTCGAGCAGACCTACGGCTCGATGGCGAACGAAATCTCGTTCGAGTATCTCTTCTTCCTCCAACATCTCTGCAACGGCTACCGGATGGATCTTTGCTATTGGGATTGGAAGCGGAAGTTCAGCGGGCTCGCAAACGGTCCGGGACGCAACGTGACCGTGCAAGCGGGGCGAGGCTGGCAGCCGAGCGGAATCCTCGTCCGCAAGGAAGCCGAATACACGGCGAAAGCCACGGGCACATGGAAGCTCGAGAAAGCTGCGACGAAGGGGGTTACGGCCGACGGCAACGAAAGCGGTGAGGGGAAACTCGTCGGCATCATCTTCAACGACTTCTCGCTCTCCGAAGAGTTCGACATCGGCGCCGATGGGACGTTCACGCCTCCGAGCGACGGCCAGCTTCACCTGCGTTGCAAGAGCGAGTGGTCGAGCATCGGCGACAACACCGGCGCCGTGGCCGTGAAGATCGCGATTAAATAA
- a CDS encoding transglutaminase-like domain-containing protein, protein MTIFRFGFVGLLFLAGGASAGVAFESPARAQGFGVNSAPQAATGGTAAPSQFGVAPSTQFGPAPDGKGPQLAKELTQRYQIGMTVTAQGGACQGIYATAPVPINWPEQSVQIVSEEMSPAVQKTEYRTLGGTVKQMLVSMPYIAPGDEAKALVTLEIRRFSLTPPTDTSIYVLPNDKKMPKELRLFLTPSPSIESNHSKIRAIAKELTATHKSDNAWKHVEGIYDWVREKVEYKKGPLKGALRSLQDGNGDCEELSSLFIAVCRSSGIPARIVWVPDHCYPEFYLEDESGKGYWFPCQAAGTREFGGITEHRPILQKGDNFQIPEKPRDRQRYVAEYLTGKGGNPKVKFVREQLGAVP, encoded by the coding sequence GTGACTATTTTCCGCTTCGGTTTCGTCGGGCTCTTGTTCCTCGCCGGCGGCGCTAGCGCTGGTGTGGCGTTCGAGAGTCCGGCTCGCGCGCAGGGGTTCGGCGTCAATAGCGCGCCGCAAGCCGCAACCGGCGGCACTGCGGCTCCGTCGCAGTTCGGCGTGGCACCGAGCACTCAGTTCGGGCCCGCTCCCGACGGCAAAGGACCGCAGCTCGCAAAAGAGTTGACGCAGCGTTATCAGATCGGCATGACGGTCACGGCGCAGGGGGGCGCTTGCCAAGGCATCTACGCCACGGCACCGGTGCCGATCAACTGGCCGGAGCAGAGCGTGCAGATCGTCAGCGAAGAGATGTCGCCGGCGGTGCAGAAGACGGAGTATCGTACGCTCGGGGGCACGGTGAAGCAGATGCTCGTCTCGATGCCCTACATCGCGCCGGGAGACGAAGCGAAAGCGCTCGTCACGCTGGAGATTCGCCGCTTCTCGTTGACGCCGCCGACCGACACGAGCATCTACGTGCTCCCGAACGATAAGAAAATGCCGAAGGAGCTGCGTCTCTTTCTGACGCCGAGCCCTTCGATCGAAAGCAACCACTCGAAGATTCGCGCGATCGCGAAGGAACTTACCGCGACGCACAAAAGCGACAACGCTTGGAAGCACGTCGAAGGAATTTACGATTGGGTGCGCGAGAAGGTGGAATACAAGAAGGGGCCGCTCAAGGGAGCGCTCCGCTCGTTGCAAGACGGCAACGGCGATTGCGAAGAATTGAGCTCGCTCTTCATCGCGGTCTGCCGATCTTCGGGCATTCCGGCCCGCATCGTCTGGGTGCCGGATCATTGCTATCCGGAGTTTTACTTAGAAGACGAAAGCGGCAAGGGCTATTGGTTTCCTTGCCAAGCGGCCGGCACGCGCGAGTTCGGCGGCATCACCGAACACCGCCCGATCTTGCAAAAGGGGGACAATTTCCAGATCCCCGAAAAGCCGCGCGATCGACAGCGCTACGTCGCCGAGTATCTCACCGGCAAGGGTGGCAATCCGAAGGTGAAGTTCGTGCGCGAGCAACTGGGCGCGGTCCCCTAA
- a CDS encoding metallophosphoesterase, which yields MYDLIGDIHGHADELVRLLETLGYRPVRGVYRHPERKAIFLGDFIDRGPKIRETLDIARPMVEAGAALAVLGNHELNAIAYATEDRARPGEFLRRRNAKNTKQHAATLAQLKPQELADYLQWFRTLPLWLELAGLRVVHACWDERAIASIGLAHEQGKPLSDDFLQAAFPFEGPLYGPVETVLKGKYFALPGGMTFQDDQGIVRKQTRIRWYLSPRGHTYRSYALTNEIDCDLPLDASLAAEAQPYAPTAKPVFIGHYALKGRPTILAPNVACLDYGMAKGGTLCAYRWDGEQQLENERFVVPTDAGLTGK from the coding sequence ATGTACGACCTCATCGGCGATATCCACGGTCATGCGGACGAGCTTGTGCGGCTCTTAGAAACGCTTGGCTATCGCCCCGTGCGCGGAGTTTATCGCCATCCCGAACGGAAGGCGATCTTCCTCGGCGACTTCATCGATCGTGGACCGAAGATTCGCGAGACCCTCGATATCGCACGGCCGATGGTGGAAGCGGGAGCGGCCTTGGCCGTGCTCGGCAATCATGAACTCAACGCGATCGCTTATGCGACGGAAGATCGCGCGCGGCCGGGGGAATTCTTGCGCCGCCGCAACGCAAAGAACACGAAGCAACATGCAGCCACGCTCGCGCAGTTGAAGCCGCAGGAGCTCGCCGACTATCTGCAATGGTTTCGGACCTTGCCTCTCTGGCTCGAGCTCGCAGGGTTGCGCGTCGTGCATGCCTGCTGGGACGAACGGGCGATAGCCTCGATCGGGCTCGCACATGAACAAGGAAAGCCGCTCTCGGACGATTTCCTACAGGCCGCGTTTCCCTTCGAGGGGCCGTTGTATGGCCCGGTCGAGACCGTGCTCAAAGGGAAATACTTCGCGTTGCCGGGCGGGATGACGTTTCAAGACGATCAGGGGATCGTGCGAAAGCAGACGCGCATCCGCTGGTATCTTTCGCCGCGCGGCCACACGTATCGCAGCTATGCCTTGACGAATGAAATCGATTGCGATCTGCCGCTCGATGCATCGCTCGCGGCGGAAGCACAGCCGTATGCGCCGACGGCGAAGCCGGTCTTCATCGGCCACTACGCGCTGAAGGGCCGGCCCACGATCTTAGCGCCGAACGTCGCTTGCTTAGACTACGGCATGGCGAAAGGAGGCACGCTGTGCGCCTACCGTTGGGACGGCGAGCAGCAACTCGAAAACGAGCGTTTCGTCGTTCCGACGGACGCCGGCCTGACGGGGAAGTAA
- a CDS encoding sigma-54 dependent transcriptional regulator gives MFLQGELLSRGEGDRAVDIHREPKPRGEREPEPWRSEILGASPVVRELLEKAAKVALSPASVLVRGESGTGKELLARAIHRNSPRANKPFIVVHCAALSSGLLESELFGHVKGAFTGADRDKAGRFELADGGTLFLDEIGDISLETQTKLLRVLQERTFERVGGVQTQAVDVRLIAATHQNLEEFIRVGKFREDLFYRLNVISLRCPSLRERRDDIFELALHFLRGYAKQAGKPPASIEEQALEVLTNYAWPGNIRQLENAIERAVVLSESDEIGVADLPPEILDAVRKAHAEPKNRLPVRRDVVASGRIARTVVVESAVASAPTALGDDLDHFERERLSEALVRARGNKAEAARMLGIPRSTFFSKLRKYGLD, from the coding sequence ATGTTTCTCCAAGGGGAGCTGCTCAGCCGCGGCGAAGGGGATCGGGCCGTCGACATACACCGCGAACCGAAGCCGCGCGGCGAGCGCGAGCCGGAGCCTTGGCGCAGCGAGATTCTCGGTGCGAGCCCGGTGGTGCGCGAATTGCTCGAAAAGGCGGCGAAAGTAGCGCTCAGTCCGGCGTCGGTTCTCGTGCGCGGCGAAAGCGGAACCGGGAAGGAATTGCTGGCGCGCGCGATTCATCGCAACAGCCCGCGCGCGAACAAGCCGTTCATCGTCGTGCATTGTGCGGCCCTCTCGAGCGGGCTTTTGGAAAGCGAACTATTCGGTCACGTCAAAGGGGCGTTCACCGGAGCCGATCGCGACAAGGCAGGCCGCTTCGAGCTCGCCGACGGCGGCACGCTGTTCCTCGACGAAATCGGCGACATCAGCCTCGAGACTCAAACGAAACTCCTCCGCGTCTTGCAAGAGCGGACGTTCGAGCGCGTCGGCGGCGTGCAAACGCAAGCGGTCGACGTGCGGCTCATCGCCGCGACGCATCAAAACCTCGAAGAGTTCATTCGGGTCGGCAAATTCCGCGAAGATTTATTCTACCGGTTGAACGTCATCAGCCTCCGTTGCCCGTCGCTAAGGGAACGTCGCGACGATATTTTCGAGCTCGCTCTGCACTTCTTGCGCGGTTACGCCAAGCAAGCCGGCAAGCCGCCGGCAAGCATCGAAGAGCAAGCGCTCGAAGTGCTGACGAACTACGCTTGGCCCGGCAACATCCGGCAATTGGAAAACGCCATCGAACGAGCCGTCGTCCTCTCGGAGAGCGACGAGATCGGTGTCGCCGACTTGCCTCCTGAAATTCTCGATGCCGTGCGGAAAGCACACGCCGAGCCGAAGAATCGCCTTCCCGTTCGTCGCGACGTCGTCGCCTCGGGCCGGATCGCGCGCACCGTCGTGGTCGAGAGCGCCGTCGCTTCCGCGCCGACGGCGCTCGGTGACGACCTCGACCATTTCGAGCGCGAACGACTTTCCGAAGCGCTGGTTCGCGCACGGGGCAACAAAGCCGAAGCGGCGCGGATGCTGGGAATTCCCCGCAGCACGTTCTTCAGTAAACTCAGGAAGTACGGCCTCGATTAA
- the fhcD gene encoding formylmethanofuran--tetrahydromethanopterin N-formyltransferase, with the protein MRIGTTEIIDTFAEAFRMRYTRLIVTAHDDYWLDAAVRAFSGYASSVIACDAEIGVERHLATTATPDGRPGVSLLAFGFSTEALAKAIPNRTGQCLMTCPTTAVYDGLPAGEEKLALGKHLRFFGDGFQKSKRLNGRRYWRIPVMDGEFLVEERLGVNKGIAGGNLIFHGRTFAGALAAARRAAEALAEMPGVITPFPGGIARSGSKVGSVYKGLAASTADVYCPTLRGNVGTTLLHPEAHYAYEIVIDGEDEAAVRRAMQSAMQAAAGDEVAAIGAGNYGGKLGKFHFRLHDLAT; encoded by the coding sequence GTGAGAATCGGAACGACGGAAATCATCGATACGTTCGCCGAAGCGTTTCGGATGCGCTACACGCGGCTGATCGTTACGGCACACGACGACTATTGGCTCGACGCGGCGGTGCGCGCCTTTAGCGGCTACGCCAGCAGCGTGATCGCGTGCGATGCCGAGATCGGCGTCGAACGACATCTCGCAACGACCGCCACGCCCGACGGCCGGCCGGGCGTGTCGCTGCTGGCATTTGGTTTCTCCACGGAAGCGCTGGCGAAAGCGATTCCCAACCGCACCGGCCAATGCCTGATGACCTGCCCGACGACGGCCGTCTACGATGGTTTGCCGGCGGGCGAAGAAAAACTTGCGCTCGGGAAGCATCTCCGCTTCTTCGGCGACGGGTTCCAAAAAAGCAAGCGTTTGAACGGCCGTCGTTATTGGCGCATCCCGGTCATGGACGGCGAGTTTCTCGTCGAAGAGCGGCTCGGCGTGAATAAGGGGATCGCAGGGGGCAATCTCATTTTTCACGGCCGAACCTTCGCAGGAGCGCTGGCCGCGGCCCGCCGTGCCGCCGAAGCCCTCGCCGAGATGCCTGGCGTCATCACGCCGTTTCCCGGCGGCATCGCCCGGAGCGGGAGCAAAGTCGGCTCCGTGTATAAAGGCCTAGCCGCCTCGACGGCCGACGTTTATTGCCCGACGCTGCGCGGCAACGTCGGCACGACGCTTCTGCATCCCGAGGCCCATTACGCCTACGAGATCGTGATCGACGGAGAAGACGAAGCGGCGGTTCGTCGCGCCATGCAGTCGGCCATGCAGGCTGCGGCCGGCGACGAAGTCGCCGCGATCGGTGCTGGAAACTACGGCGGGAAGCTCGGAAAATTCCATTTCCGCCTCCACGACCTCGCGACCTAG
- a CDS encoding lipoate--protein ligase family protein, with protein MYLFAHTCPTPAEDLALDEALLDRAERLAEQGESPSELEVLRLWEPRQTTVVIGRSSSLSSEVDVQECARQGVPILRRTSGGAAVVMGTGCLMYSVVLSYVSRPELRAIDVAHRFVLEGVLRAVRRHVPQAERRGTSDLALAERKFSGNSLRCRRNHMLYHGTLLYDFPLATLATLLAYAPRQPEYRAARNHLEFVGNLPIGREMLIAGLVEEFGAANEYAPHLCVELLAEARTLAAQKYSDPEWNARIP; from the coding sequence ATGTATCTATTCGCGCACACCTGCCCGACCCCGGCCGAAGACCTGGCGCTCGATGAGGCGTTGCTGGATCGAGCGGAGCGACTGGCCGAGCAGGGCGAATCGCCGTCGGAGCTTGAAGTGCTACGGCTTTGGGAACCGCGCCAAACGACGGTCGTGATCGGTCGCTCGTCGTCGCTGTCGTCGGAAGTCGACGTGCAGGAATGTGCGCGGCAAGGAGTGCCGATCTTGCGACGCACCAGCGGGGGCGCGGCGGTCGTGATGGGGACCGGTTGTCTGATGTACTCGGTAGTGTTGAGCTACGTTTCTCGGCCCGAGCTACGCGCCATCGATGTGGCTCATCGCTTCGTGCTCGAAGGGGTGTTGCGCGCCGTTCGTCGCCATGTGCCGCAGGCGGAACGGCGCGGCACGAGCGACCTCGCGCTCGCCGAGCGTAAATTCTCCGGCAATAGTTTGCGTTGTCGTCGCAACCACATGCTCTACCACGGAACGCTCCTCTATGATTTTCCGCTCGCAACCCTGGCGACTCTGCTCGCTTATGCGCCTCGACAACCGGAGTATCGTGCGGCGCGCAACCACTTGGAGTTCGTCGGCAACCTGCCGATCGGGCGCGAGATGCTGATCGCGGGGCTCGTCGAAGAGTTCGGTGCCGCGAACGAATATGCGCCGCATCTATGTGTCGAGCTTCTCGCCGAGGCGCGTACTCTCGCCGCGCAGAAATATTCCGACCCCGAATGGAACGCGCGCATTCCTTAG
- a CDS encoding HEAT repeat domain-containing protein, translated as MAPNDVLPPVEPPSAGFIVQLFVIPAAIVAIIIAVWATFNWLAHMGSDPRNYVEAMKRNNEGRWQEAVNLANELNRAGNEELRKDPKLLKDLADLFDTEIDAGGMDDKPVSFRVYLARAVGEFHLPESLPPLIKAAKTNRDDRERDVRLAALQAIARLVPHIPQAKPQADPALNDVLAQAAKDQDSVVRYHAAYTLGVLGGVDALRQLEVLLGDANVDVRMNAAVGLARHGVAACVPELAKILDPSETAGMLAEQNEKAREGKQFTMIANGLAAALQFHVKNPTADVKPLIAGIDKLLATNPQTNLKLEAEDVRRKLLATAAAAAPAP; from the coding sequence TTGGCCCCGAACGACGTGCTCCCGCCGGTCGAGCCGCCGAGCGCCGGCTTCATCGTCCAGTTGTTCGTCATTCCCGCGGCGATCGTGGCGATCATCATCGCCGTCTGGGCCACGTTCAACTGGCTCGCCCATATGGGAAGCGATCCGCGCAACTATGTCGAGGCGATGAAGCGCAACAATGAAGGTCGCTGGCAAGAAGCGGTGAATCTGGCGAACGAATTGAATCGGGCCGGCAACGAAGAGCTGCGCAAAGACCCGAAGCTGCTCAAAGACCTAGCCGATTTGTTCGACACCGAGATCGACGCCGGCGGCATGGACGATAAGCCGGTCAGCTTTCGGGTTTACTTGGCTCGGGCCGTCGGCGAGTTCCACTTGCCCGAGTCGTTGCCGCCGCTCATCAAAGCGGCCAAGACGAATCGTGACGATCGGGAGCGCGATGTGCGCCTCGCCGCACTGCAAGCGATCGCGCGCTTAGTCCCCCACATTCCGCAAGCGAAGCCGCAAGCCGATCCGGCACTTAACGATGTTTTGGCACAGGCAGCGAAAGACCAAGATTCCGTCGTCCGATATCATGCGGCCTACACGCTCGGTGTGTTGGGGGGCGTCGATGCGTTGCGCCAGTTGGAAGTTCTTCTGGGCGATGCCAACGTCGATGTGCGCATGAACGCCGCCGTCGGACTGGCGCGGCATGGTGTTGCCGCGTGCGTTCCGGAGCTAGCGAAGATTCTCGACCCGAGCGAAACGGCCGGCATGCTCGCCGAGCAAAACGAAAAGGCTCGCGAAGGAAAACAGTTCACCATGATCGCCAACGGGCTCGCCGCCGCGCTGCAATTTCACGTGAAGAACCCGACGGCCGACGTGAAGCCTTTGATCGCAGGCATCGACAAGTTGCTCGCCACGAACCCGCAAACGAACCTGAAGCTCGAAGCCGAAGACGTGCGGCGGAAGTTGCTCGCTACGGCCGCCGCCGCCGCGCCTGCCCCGTAG
- a CDS encoding very short patch repair endonuclease, with protein MVDRLTTEERSRLMSAVRGRDTSPELAVRRLATSFGFRYRLHSKKLPGRPDLVFPGLRKAVFVHGCFWHRHRCRRGRSMPATRIPFWTEKFTRNVERDAAVRKQLRRAGWQVLIVWECKLTPKNIAQTAERLKAFLTAK; from the coding sequence ATGGTCGACAGGCTCACGACCGAAGAACGAAGCCGGCTGATGAGCGCCGTGCGCGGGCGCGATACCTCGCCGGAGTTGGCCGTGCGGCGACTCGCAACCTCGTTCGGCTTTCGCTATCGACTCCACTCGAAAAAGCTGCCCGGTCGGCCCGACTTGGTGTTCCCCGGTTTGCGGAAAGCCGTGTTCGTCCACGGCTGCTTCTGGCACCGGCATCGCTGTCGCCGAGGCCGCTCGATGCCCGCGACGCGCATTCCGTTTTGGACGGAGAAGTTCACTCGCAATGTCGAGCGCGACGCCGCCGTTCGTAAGCAACTTCGCCGCGCAGGGTGGCAAGTGCTCATCGTGTGGGAATGCAAGCTCACTCCGAAGAACATCGCGCAAACCGCCGAGAGGTTGAAAGCATTTTTGACGGCAAAATGA
- a CDS encoding PilZ domain-containing protein, with protein MPCTLQSDVEFYSMVHEMKRTADATSQANSCRRERSRIPFHCKQWIAPMLGSAVPGDAEFIEVGCRDISTAGFSYINAEVPESNVLSVRLGKTGAWIYLTAEVIRCESTALGEGDGYLMGCKFIGRSPI; from the coding sequence ATGCCCTGCACTCTGCAAAGCGACGTCGAGTTTTATTCGATGGTCCATGAGATGAAGCGGACCGCCGACGCGACTTCGCAAGCCAATTCATGCCGTCGCGAGCGATCGCGGATTCCGTTTCATTGCAAGCAATGGATCGCTCCGATGCTCGGCAGCGCGGTCCCCGGCGATGCGGAGTTCATCGAGGTGGGATGCCGCGATATCTCCACTGCCGGCTTCTCTTATATCAATGCCGAAGTACCGGAATCGAACGTGCTTTCCGTACGGCTCGGCAAGACCGGCGCCTGGATTTACCTCACGGCGGAAGTCATCCGTTGCGAGAGCACCGCGCTGGGCGAGGGAGACGGCTACCTGATGGGCTGCAAATTCATCGGCCGTAGTCCGATCTGA